GCCAGCTTGCAGGGATGCGGGGTCTTATGGCGAAACCATCCGGGGAAATCATTGAACTTGCGATTCGTTCTAACTTCCGTGAAGGCCTTGGGGTCTTAGAATTTTTTATCTCAACACATGGTGCAAGGAAAGGTCTTGCGGATACGGCGTTAAAAACTGCCGATGCCGGTTACCTCACTCGTCGTCTTGTGGATATTTCTCAGGACGTAATTGTTTCGGAAGATGATTGTGGAACCAAAGCAAACATCACTCTTGGTATCGTAAAAGAAGGTGAGAACGTCATTGTTTCCCTTGCAGACAGAGTGTTCGGTCGATACACAGCAGAAGACTTAGTGGATCCTGTGACTGAAAAAGTAGTGTTTCCAAAAGATACACTCATCACAAGAGCGCTCGGCCAACAGATCGAAAACCTTGGTTATGATAAAATCAAAGTAAGATCACCTCTCACTTGCCGATCCCGTCACGGTATTTGTACAAAATGTTACGGTATGGATATGGCACGTCTTGTTCCTGCGGAAATTGGAGAAGCAGTTGGAACCATCGCCGCTCAGTCCATCGGCCAACCGGGAACACAGCTTACGATGAGAACTTTTCACGTGGGTGGAGCAGCATCTGCCACGATCCAAGAGAAAGAACACAAAGTTCCTTTCCGTTCCTTAGTTAAATCAATAAACGGTCGTTTGGTGACAAATGCAAACGGAGCGAAAGTTTTCGCACGCCGTGGAACCATCATTGTCAACCGACTCATCCAAGAGTTCAATACAGAGTCTCTCTCGAGTGTGCGGATTGTAGATGGCCAACGATTAGAAAAAGGGGAAGTGTTTGCGACACAAGTGGGTGAATCCACAGAACAACGCATCACTTCTGACCAAGCGGGAGTTGTTTCTCTTGTAGGAACCACTCTACGTATCCTTGGTGATGATATTGTAATTCCCGTGAAAATCGGAACCATCTTAAAAGCAGAAGAAGCCCAAATCGTAGAAGAAAACAAAGCCCTCGCTGAGTTTGACCCTTACAATGAAGTGGCTGTATCGGAAACTGCAGGGACTATCCAATGGGAAGATTTAGAAATCGGTAAGAACGTTCGTCGTGACGTGGATCCAAAAACTTCTAATATCATCTTAAAAGTGGTAGAACAGAAAAAAGATCGTCTCGTTCCTAAGGTTCTTGTCGGATCCGATGAATACTCTGTTCCAGTGGACGCTCTTCTCCAATTCCAAAATGGAGACAAGGTCAGGGAAGGGGATGTGATCTTCAAAATCCCGTCTGTGGCTGAAAAAACGCGAGATATCACCGGTGGTCTCCCAAGGGTAGATGAACTTTTCGAAGCTCGTCGTCCGAAAGATGCCTGCACACTTGCAGAAATTGACGGTAAAATCGAAGACAAAGGTGAAATCGTTAAAGAAAAACGAATATTATACATCATTCCTGAAACAGCGGAACAAGAAAAAGTAAAAGTAGCAATTCCAATCGGAAAACAAATCCGTGTTCGCCAGGGTGACTTTGTGAAACGCGGAGACCAGTTGGATGAAGGAAATTTTGACCCGCATGATATCCTTGCGATCAAAGGACCAAATGCTCTTCACGAATACTTAGTTTCGGAAGTTCAGGAAGTTTACCGCTTACAAGGGGTTCATATCAATGATAAACACATCGAAGTTGTGGTTCGTTCCATGCTGCGTAAGGTGATTATCACAGATAGTGGGGACACATCCTTTGTGAACCAACAACAAGTGGATAAATTCCTCTTTGATGAAGAAAACGACCGAGTGGAAAAAGAAGGGGGATCTCCGGCACAAGGAACTCCTGTCCTTCTGGGATTAACAAAAGCATCCCTCAACACTGAGTCTTATTTCTCGGCTGCATCATTCCAAGAAACAACAAAGGTTCTAACGGATGCGGCGATCAAAGGAAAAACAGACAACCTCATGGGTCTGAAAGAAAACGTAATCATTGGTCACATGATCCCTGCGGGAACAGGCATGAAAAAATACCGTGACATTGAAGTTTTCAAAGACCTTCCTGGGGATTTGGATTGGGATCTGGAATCGGAGGAAGAGGAAGAAGAAGTTTCCGAACTTTCCGAGTCGGCTCCTGTTTCCACTGCCACACTCTCTCGACTTGTTGCCGAAGAGGACGAGGATGAAGATGAGTTGGAAGAAGAGTCTGATGACTCGGACGATGAAGACGACGACGATTAAACCAAACTTTGTCCCTAGTAATTCGTAAGAGTTTCTGGGGACAAAATCATGTTTTCGTTTACAAAATGTCGCTATCTGGAATTTTGGACGAAAACGTCATTATTTTTTTAAAGACAGAGAAGTAGAAGAAGGAATCGAATGCCTACAATTAACCAGCTCATCCGAATTGGAAGAGAAGACCAAAAGAAAAGAACTAAATCTCCTGCCCTTAAAGCATGCCCACAAAGACGTGGAGTTTGCACTAGGGTAATGACCTTTACTCCTAAAAAACCGAACTCAGCTCTTCGTAAAGTAGCAAGGGTTCGCCTCACAACTGGAATTGAAGTCACTGCTTATATTCCTGGTGAAGGTCACAACCTCCAAGAACACAACGTTGTTCTCATCCGTGGGGGAAGGGTAAAAGACTTACCAGGGGTTCGTTATCATATCATTCGTGGAACACTGGATACACTCGGTGTAGACAAACGTCGTAAAGGACGTTCAAAATACGGCGCTAAGCGTCCTAAAGCGTAATCGGAGAAAGGTATATGTCAAGAAGAAGAGGAAAAGTTGAACCGCGCCACATCGAAGGCGATCCTAAATACAATGACAAAGTGATTTCTAAGTTTATCAACTGCCTAATGGTAGATGGTAAAAAGAGTGTTGCTGAAGCCGTGTTCTACGATGCTTTAGAAGTAATTGCTAAAAAAACAGGGCAAGATCCTTACCAAGTTTTCCAAGAAGCTTTGGAAAATGCAAAACCACAAGTAGAAGTAAAATCTCGTCGTGTGGGTGGGGTTACTTACCAAGTTCCAATCGAAGTTCGTCCGGAAAGACGACTCGCTCTTGGAATCAGATGGCTCATTCGTTACAGCCGTGATAGAAACGAAAAATCAATGAAGAATAAATTGGCTGCAGAATTTATGGAAGCACAAAAAGGCACTGGTTCTGCGATCAAGAAAAAAGAAGATATCAGAAAGATGGCAGATGCCAACAAGGCTTTCTCTCACTACCGCTGGTAGTTTTCTCCATTCGATTCCAAACATTGATAAGCCAGGTGAAAACCTGGCTTTTTTATTTTAACGTAACAAATTTATGAAATACCGAACTGTTGGAATTTTTGCTCATATCGATTCGGGGAAAACCACTCTCACCGAACGAATCTTATTCGAAGCTGGGAAAATTTCGGCAGTAGGATCCATTGAAGATGGAAATACCGAATCGGATTCCTTACAAGAAGAGATCGAAAGAGGAATTTCGATTCGTACCACTTTCCATTCAATCCCTTGGAAAACAACCTTTGGTGAGTTTCAAATCCAACTCGTGGACACACCCGGCCATATTGATTTTCGAAACCAAGTCACAGACCTTTTGCCTGCTATGGAAACTGCCATTGTGGTTTTAGAAGCGGGAACCGTAGTCCAATCCCAGGCCCGGCTTGTGATTGAAGAACTGAAAAAAACAAATGTTCCGATGGTATTTTTTATCAACAAACTGGACCGCTTTGATGAGGATTATTTAGACACACTTGTCTCCTTGGAAGAAATTTTGGGCGGTGCTCCAGTTTCTCTATTTCAAAAGAATGCAGAGGGAAAGATTGAATACTATCTAAAAGACCCCGATCGTTTTCCCAAAACGGTAAAAGACGAACTGATGTCTTGGAATGATGAACTCATGATTTCTTCCTGGAACGATGCGTTGGGTCAAACCGATTATTCGTTGATCGGTCTTCGAAGCGGACCTGTTTTCGGAAAACTCTATCCAGTATATGGAGGTTCTGCCAAAACCGGAGAAGGGGTTCGGGAGCTTTTGGATTTAGTTCTCTGGACGGAACCAAAAGAGACAGGAAGCCAAACTTCAATTGGGCTGCCACTTCTTGTTTTATCCCGGAGGACTGGTCATGGGATCGGTCGGTATGCGGTCGTTTATCCCACAAAAGAGTTAAGTTCAGACGAACTTCTTAAAATTGAGAAATCTTTACTTCCCTATAAGAGTGCTGCTTCCGAAGGCAGATCATCTGAGGTAATTCAGGATTCTTTGTTTACCTTCTTTGACCC
This genomic stretch from Leptospira meyeri harbors:
- the rpsG gene encoding 30S ribosomal protein S7, producing MSRRRGKVEPRHIEGDPKYNDKVISKFINCLMVDGKKSVAEAVFYDALEVIAKKTGQDPYQVFQEALENAKPQVEVKSRRVGGVTYQVPIEVRPERRLALGIRWLIRYSRDRNEKSMKNKLAAEFMEAQKGTGSAIKKKEDIRKMADANKAFSHYRW
- the rpoC gene encoding DNA-directed RNA polymerase subunit beta', which translates into the protein MRNYNSFESITIRLASPERIKEWSFGEVKKPETINYRTLKPERDGLFCEKIFGTTKDWECYCGKFKSIRYKGVVCDKCGVEVTHSKVRRERMGHIELAAPVSHIWYYRSVPSRMGLLLDMTINQLKSVLYFEKYVIIDPADSGRNRGELIDEDEYHNYLDEYGDKFIAGIGGDAIKELLARIDVDAEARVIRQKIQDKNKISDKRIFKRLEVLEAFRDSGNRPEWMVLDVVPVIPPELRPMVQLEGGRFATSDLNDLYRRVINRNNRLKRLLALKAPEIIVRNEKRMLQEAVDALFDNSRRKRTVKGKGNRPLKSISDMLKGKQGRFRQNLLGKRVDYSGRSVIVVGPELKYHQMGLPKKMALELFKPFIMKRLVDLELAPNIKSAKKKIEAEDKEVFDVLETVVKEHPVLLNRAPTLHRLGIQAFLPVLVEGKAIKLHPLVCHAFNADFDGDQMAIHVPLAPKAQLETWMLMLSPHNILNPANGQPICGPTQDIVLGIYYLTSEVKDAKGEGKFFTGLEEVMYAIETKTVEIRSKISVLHEGKIIETTPGRLIFNQVMPKGYVYINRTLGDKETNKIIADVYEKFGPGTTVVMLDEIKRLGYRYATVFAPTISIDDIRVSPQKEGLVNDANKEVEKADMEYRKGIITNEERRKKVIEIWTKTNDRITEGMFKELEKDQAGFNPVYVMAASGARGSKQQIRQLAGMRGLMAKPSGEIIELAIRSNFREGLGVLEFFISTHGARKGLADTALKTADAGYLTRRLVDISQDVIVSEDDCGTKANITLGIVKEGENVIVSLADRVFGRYTAEDLVDPVTEKVVFPKDTLITRALGQQIENLGYDKIKVRSPLTCRSRHGICTKCYGMDMARLVPAEIGEAVGTIAAQSIGQPGTQLTMRTFHVGGAASATIQEKEHKVPFRSLVKSINGRLVTNANGAKVFARRGTIIVNRLIQEFNTESLSSVRIVDGQRLEKGEVFATQVGESTEQRITSDQAGVVSLVGTTLRILGDDIVIPVKIGTILKAEEAQIVEENKALAEFDPYNEVAVSETAGTIQWEDLEIGKNVRRDVDPKTSNIILKVVEQKKDRLVPKVLVGSDEYSVPVDALLQFQNGDKVREGDVIFKIPSVAEKTRDITGGLPRVDELFEARRPKDACTLAEIDGKIEDKGEIVKEKRILYIIPETAEQEKVKVAIPIGKQIRVRQGDFVKRGDQLDEGNFDPHDILAIKGPNALHEYLVSEVQEVYRLQGVHINDKHIEVVVRSMLRKVIITDSGDTSFVNQQQVDKFLFDEENDRVEKEGGSPAQGTPVLLGLTKASLNTESYFSAASFQETTKVLTDAAIKGKTDNLMGLKENVIIGHMIPAGTGMKKYRDIEVFKDLPGDLDWDLESEEEEEEVSELSESAPVSTATLSRLVAEEDEDEDELEEESDDSDDEDDDD
- the rpsL gene encoding 30S ribosomal protein S12, which produces MPTINQLIRIGREDQKKRTKSPALKACPQRRGVCTRVMTFTPKKPNSALRKVARVRLTTGIEVTAYIPGEGHNLQEHNVVLIRGGRVKDLPGVRYHIIRGTLDTLGVDKRRKGRSKYGAKRPKA